A window from Mesorhizobium sp. WSM2240 encodes these proteins:
- a CDS encoding cytochrome d ubiquinol oxidase subunit II, protein MTLDWPTLLPFIFAGLMGLAILIYVILDGFDLGIGILFAFAGGEEQDTMVAAIGPFWDANETWLVLAVGLLLVAFPLAHGVILTALYLPVFVLLFGLILRGVAFDFRAKVPTHRKQRWNRAFFAGSLIASLAQGYMLGVYVLGLATGLPAMVFGALVALCLAAAYAAMGAAWLIYKTEGELQQKAVLWLRSALVFTALGMAAVSIATPLASPRIFDRWFVLPDMIYLAPLPILSAILFAWLWWQTFHMPKANDRHSMLPFLTLAAIFALGFAGLAWSFYPFVVPDRLTIWQAASAPESLAIILVGTLFVLPVIIGYSFYAYRVFGGKASDLRYD, encoded by the coding sequence ATGACGCTCGACTGGCCGACCCTCCTCCCGTTCATCTTCGCCGGCCTGATGGGCCTCGCCATCCTGATCTACGTCATCCTGGACGGCTTCGATCTCGGCATCGGCATCCTGTTCGCCTTTGCCGGCGGGGAGGAGCAGGACACTATGGTCGCGGCCATCGGCCCATTCTGGGACGCCAACGAAACCTGGCTGGTGCTTGCCGTCGGCCTGCTGCTCGTCGCCTTCCCGCTGGCGCACGGCGTCATCCTGACGGCGCTTTATCTGCCGGTCTTCGTGCTGCTGTTCGGACTCATCCTGCGCGGCGTCGCCTTCGATTTCCGCGCCAAGGTGCCGACCCACCGTAAGCAGCGCTGGAACCGAGCCTTCTTCGCCGGTTCTCTGATCGCCTCGCTGGCGCAGGGCTACATGCTCGGCGTCTATGTGCTCGGCCTCGCGACCGGCCTGCCGGCCATGGTCTTCGGCGCGCTGGTGGCGCTCTGCCTCGCCGCCGCCTATGCCGCCATGGGCGCGGCCTGGCTCATCTACAAGACTGAAGGCGAATTGCAGCAGAAGGCTGTGCTGTGGCTGCGCTCGGCGCTGGTCTTCACTGCGCTCGGCATGGCCGCCGTGTCGATTGCGACCCCGCTCGCCAGCCCGCGCATCTTCGACCGCTGGTTCGTACTGCCCGACATGATCTATCTGGCGCCGCTGCCCATCCTGTCGGCCATTCTCTTTGCCTGGCTCTGGTGGCAGACCTTCCATATGCCCAAGGCCAATGACCGGCACTCGATGCTGCCCTTCCTGACGCTCGCCGCAATCTTCGCGCTGGGCTTCGCCGGGCTCGCCTGGTCTTTCTATCCCTTCGTGGTGCCGGACAGGCTCACCATCTGGCAGGCCGCGTCCGCCCCCGAAAGCCTGGCGATCATTCTTGTCGGCACGCTGTTCGTGCTGCCGGTCATCATCGGCTATTCCTTCTACGCTTACCGCGTCTTCGGCGGAAAGGCGTCCGACCTGCGCTACGATTGA
- a CDS encoding homocysteine S-methyltransferase family protein, whose translation MAKYRQNLPQLANSTFLNDGGMETTLIFLEGADLPHFASFVLLATPEGRTQIKNYYRKYLDVAVKNEVGIVLDTATWRASADWGAKLGFDAKALRAINRDAAAVIAELRREYETSTTPIVISGQIGPRGDGYKAGRMDAGEAEAYHAAQIAAFVESEADMVGAYTMNTVEEAIGIARAAKAARMPCAISFTVETDGKLATGMELERAITLTDQATDGSPAYFMINCAHPTHFMQALKKGEKWLNRVYGVKANASAKSHAELDESITLDAGDPDDLGRRYSGLRASFPTMRILGGCCGTDHRHIEAICEACVPQAA comes from the coding sequence ATGGCCAAGTACCGCCAGAATCTGCCGCAACTCGCCAACAGTACTTTCCTGAATGACGGCGGCATGGAAACGACGCTGATCTTCCTCGAGGGCGCCGACCTGCCGCATTTCGCTTCGTTCGTGCTGCTCGCCACCCCCGAAGGACGCACACAGATAAAGAACTACTACCGGAAGTATCTCGATGTCGCGGTGAAGAACGAAGTCGGCATCGTTCTCGATACCGCCACGTGGCGGGCGAGCGCCGATTGGGGCGCGAAGCTCGGCTTCGATGCGAAAGCGCTTCGGGCGATCAACAGGGACGCCGCGGCCGTGATCGCCGAGCTGCGCCGCGAGTACGAGACTTCAACGACGCCGATCGTCATCAGTGGCCAGATCGGGCCCCGCGGCGACGGTTACAAGGCGGGCCGAATGGATGCCGGAGAGGCGGAGGCCTACCACGCCGCGCAGATCGCGGCGTTTGTCGAAAGCGAAGCCGACATGGTTGGCGCCTACACGATGAACACCGTCGAGGAAGCGATCGGCATCGCACGGGCGGCGAAGGCGGCTCGGATGCCCTGCGCAATCTCGTTTACGGTCGAGACGGACGGCAAGCTGGCGACCGGAATGGAGCTTGAACGGGCGATCACCCTGACGGACCAGGCCACGGATGGCTCGCCGGCCTATTTCATGATCAATTGCGCGCATCCGACGCATTTCATGCAGGCGCTGAAGAAGGGCGAGAAATGGCTCAATCGCGTCTATGGTGTGAAGGCCAACGCCTCGGCCAAGAGTCATGCCGAACTGGACGAATCTATCACGCTTGATGCGGGCGACCCGGACGATCTCGGGCGGCGATACAGCGGGCTGAGAGCCTCGTTTCCGACGATGCGGATATTAGGCGGTTGCTGCGGCACCGACCACCGGCACATCGAGGCGATCTGCGAGGCATGTGTGCCGCAGGCTGCGTAG
- a CDS encoding TetR/AcrR family transcriptional regulator codes for MRKGQETRERILEIAESSVLAKGFGATSIEEVIAEAGITKSGFFYHFRDKNELARALLLRYVEMEDRIFDEAFNRGRQLSDDPLQAFLITLKLLAELMNDLPNGHPGCLVATFVYQERLFDREVREMTADAARKWSERFRAALAGVAEAYPPQDTVDINDVGDMFSCVVDGGIIMSRALGDSSILQRQILAFRSFVKMLFTPAAQAAMPRPTAVAAE; via the coding sequence ATGCGCAAGGGTCAAGAAACCCGCGAACGTATTCTGGAGATCGCCGAGTCCTCGGTTCTCGCCAAGGGATTCGGCGCGACTTCGATCGAGGAGGTGATCGCCGAGGCCGGCATAACCAAGAGCGGCTTCTTCTACCATTTCAGGGACAAGAACGAACTCGCCCGCGCTTTGCTGCTGCGCTATGTCGAGATGGAGGATCGCATTTTCGACGAGGCGTTCAATCGCGGCCGGCAATTGTCGGACGACCCGTTGCAAGCCTTCCTGATCACGCTGAAACTGCTGGCCGAGCTCATGAACGACCTGCCCAACGGCCATCCGGGTTGTCTGGTCGCTACTTTTGTCTACCAGGAACGGCTGTTCGATCGCGAGGTGCGGGAGATGACCGCTGATGCGGCGCGCAAGTGGAGCGAGCGCTTCCGCGCAGCCCTTGCCGGCGTAGCGGAAGCCTATCCGCCACAAGATACCGTCGACATCAACGATGTCGGCGACATGTTCTCCTGCGTGGTCGACGGCGGCATCATTATGTCGCGGGCGCTCGGCGACTCAAGCATCCTGCAACGCCAGATACTTGCCTTCCGCAGCTTCGTGAAGATGCTATTCACGCCCGCCGCCCAAGCCGCAATGCCGCGCCCCACCGCGGTCGCCGCCGAATAA
- a CDS encoding PatA/PatG family cyanobactin maturation protease, translating into MQGSKTYAELERALPGGDERITIAVLDGPVDLAHPCFAGAKLTELPTLAAGSGGGRALAHGTHVASVIFGQPGSPVRGIAPACRGLIAPIFSDAGSGLTCSQLDLARAILLAVEHGAHIINISGGQLTPSGLAEPILAQAVETCLRRNVLIVAAAGNDGCECLHIPAAAPSVLAVGAMGHDGAPLASSNWGAAYASQGVLAPGMEVLGAAPGGGTVAKSGTSFAAPYVPGVCALLAAAQLARGETPDPHGIRAAILRNATPCPEGAAMGCEKFLAGSIDIERTIRDLGGGHDMKTEMNIFAERDMVSQAPAEAAFRPSAMPHPAAGGGIAMSSDEAAEAVEEFAQPSAVTASGQIEPSDCGCGCGGKGKSAGEDHKDCGCGCGGKGGEAKKPQLVYALGKLGYDFGTEARRDSLAQAMPAEANNPQLPNQLLAYLDAAPYDASAVIWTLNLDATPIYAILPMGPFGADAYIRLREALRVQLVEGVELISVPGVISGSMRLQSGQVVPIIVPAIRGMYSWATQPLVAHVLGPVPKAAAERESYERSSAGLTNFLDRVYYDLRNLGVTGEERAINYSATNAVQIADVIRSTTRDQLDLDRLAVKKSPVCRPDSDCYDVELSFFNPANTNVANRVYRFTVDVSDVIPVTVGAVRSWTRRA; encoded by the coding sequence GTGCAGGGGTCGAAGACCTATGCGGAACTGGAAAGGGCGCTGCCGGGCGGCGACGAGCGGATCACGATCGCGGTGCTGGACGGGCCGGTGGATCTCGCGCATCCGTGTTTTGCAGGGGCGAAGCTGACCGAGCTTCCGACGCTGGCGGCGGGAAGCGGCGGCGGGCGGGCGCTGGCGCATGGCACCCATGTCGCCAGCGTCATCTTCGGCCAGCCGGGCAGCCCGGTGCGCGGCATCGCGCCGGCCTGCCGGGGGCTGATCGCGCCGATCTTCTCCGATGCGGGCAGCGGGCTGACTTGCTCGCAGCTCGACCTGGCGCGGGCGATCCTGCTTGCGGTCGAGCACGGCGCGCACATCATCAACATCAGCGGCGGCCAGCTGACGCCGTCTGGCCTGGCGGAGCCGATCCTGGCGCAGGCCGTGGAGACCTGCCTCAGGCGCAACGTGCTGATCGTGGCGGCGGCAGGCAACGACGGCTGCGAGTGCCTGCACATTCCGGCGGCGGCGCCCTCGGTTCTGGCGGTCGGCGCGATGGGCCACGACGGCGCGCCGCTCGCCTCCAGCAATTGGGGCGCGGCCTATGCGAGCCAGGGGGTGCTGGCGCCGGGCATGGAGGTTTTGGGCGCGGCGCCCGGCGGCGGCACGGTGGCCAAGAGCGGGACGAGCTTCGCCGCGCCCTACGTGCCGGGCGTGTGCGCCCTGCTCGCGGCAGCGCAATTGGCGAGAGGCGAAACGCCCGACCCGCACGGCATACGCGCCGCGATCCTGCGCAACGCGACACCATGCCCGGAAGGCGCGGCCATGGGTTGCGAAAAGTTCCTGGCCGGCAGCATCGATATCGAGAGAACCATCAGAGACCTTGGAGGGGGACACGACATGAAAACCGAGATGAATATTTTCGCTGAGCGGGACATGGTCTCGCAGGCGCCGGCCGAAGCAGCCTTCCGGCCGTCGGCGATGCCGCATCCAGCGGCAGGCGGCGGCATCGCGATGTCGAGCGACGAAGCGGCCGAAGCGGTGGAGGAATTCGCGCAGCCGTCGGCCGTGACCGCGTCCGGGCAGATCGAGCCTTCGGATTGCGGCTGCGGCTGCGGCGGAAAAGGCAAGAGCGCCGGCGAGGATCACAAGGACTGCGGCTGCGGTTGCGGCGGCAAGGGCGGTGAAGCCAAGAAGCCGCAGCTGGTCTATGCGCTGGGCAAGCTCGGCTACGATTTCGGCACCGAGGCGCGGCGCGATTCGCTGGCGCAGGCGATGCCGGCCGAGGCCAACAATCCGCAGTTGCCCAACCAGTTGCTCGCCTATCTCGACGCCGCTCCTTATGACGCCTCCGCGGTGATCTGGACGCTCAACCTCGACGCGACGCCGATCTACGCCATCCTGCCGATGGGGCCGTTCGGGGCGGACGCCTACATCCGCCTGCGCGAAGCGCTCAGGGTGCAGCTCGTGGAGGGCGTCGAACTGATCTCGGTGCCGGGCGTGATCTCCGGCAGCATGCGCCTGCAATCGGGCCAGGTGGTGCCGATCATCGTTCCGGCGATCCGCGGCATGTACAGCTGGGCCACACAGCCGCTGGTCGCGCATGTGCTGGGCCCGGTCCCGAAGGCCGCGGCCGAGCGCGAGAGCTATGAGCGATCCTCGGCGGGGCTCACCAACTTCCTGGACCGCGTCTATTACGATCTTCGCAATCTCGGCGTCACCGGCGAGGAACGGGCGATCAACTATTCGGCGACCAATGCGGTGCAGATCGCCGACGTGATCCGCAGCACCACCAGGGATCAGCTCGACCTCGACCGTCTGGCGGTCAAGAAAAGCCCGGTCTGCCGCCCGGATTCGGACTGCTACGACGTGGAGCTGTCCTTCTTCAATCCGGCCAATACCAACGTCGCCAACAGGGTCTACCGCTTCACCGTCGACGTTAGCGACGTCATCCCGGTCACCGTCGGCGCAGTGCGCAGCTGGACGCGGCGGGCGTGA